One genomic region from Onychostoma macrolepis isolate SWU-2019 chromosome 23, ASM1243209v1, whole genome shotgun sequence encodes:
- the LOC131531930 gene encoding teashirt homolog 2: MPRRKQQAPKRAAAYEPDDDVGVQESITGEEGENEMQAEDENSERPTSKDKEDKDIDNKSSYSFQNSPVSVLSNQEVELESRLSDGSDRLSDFKTSPPGSQKDTESQGSKLKDDMHSSLEKMRAAYANFLSDSYWSKIGLDLKVANAGSKANCDSTNGSTKSEFDWHQDALSKTLQQTLSPKPVSKPNLFSSVHLYRQSNKACGAVFTGASRFRCKDCSAAYDTLVELTVHMNKSGHYQDDNHSRQNIASTSSSKNRKRNLQDMEGKEDAQKVLKCMFCGHSFDSLQDLSVHMIKTKHYQKVPLKEPIPVITPKLVPPAKKRAFEATRPCSPDSTTGVSGYSEAQRSSGLANAPNNRYGYQNGASYTWQFETCKSQILKCMECGSSHDTLQQLTTHMMVTGHFIKVTNSASKKGKQLALDPLAIEKMQTLAEPAVNELEGEKVSPKSTASGDSERATPRDMSPDKADKNGDKEDKQDEEDRKSTDAGFKYPYLREEDLEQGSSGGGDILKSLANTVASAINKAQTGTPSWSAYPSIHAAYQLSGVIKTASFSSSPPIQLKQNLNHKHRAIAPKGKFYQGLRGLESFLGHHNSDIKKERGSTSDGKESQSSRFDLLENDDSDCQDDSSSSSKLDADCVSEENDTIKGKLSPAFSDRGNPSPSPPASNGHSNSSELVSDSQEVLSINPLSALQSVLNNHLGKANKPRPESMLSHRTQSIFSELNRGLEKPVSALSASAAVRPSNSFMYTNDDQPIDLTKHKYNKPNASLLLQSSTPVPQKHALSDIADMVKVLPKATTPKPSMPARVPAMKLETDVRRFEDVSSEMYSVHKRKGRQSNWNPQHLLILQAQFASSLFLTSEGKYLLSDLGPQERMHISKFTGLSMTTISHWLANVKYQLRKTGGTKFLKNMDTGHPVFYCNDCASQFRTPSAFISHLENHLGFQIKDMNKLPIEHPTKVTEPELSKALNVRPTDSQITEEESDSKFKCKLCSRTFASNHAVKLHLSKTHSKSPENHSQFVEMDKE, translated from the coding sequence CATACGAGCCAGATGATGATGTTGGTGTCCAAGAGTCGATCACAGGGGAGGAGGGCGAAAATGAAATGCAGGCTGAGGATGAGAATTCTGAGAGGCCCACTTCCAAGGACAAAGAAGACAAAGACATAGACAACAAAAGCAGCTACAGCTTCCAGAACTCTCCGGTCAGTGTCCTCTCCAACCAGGAGGTTGAGCTGGAATCCCGTCTGAGCGATGGCAGTGACAGACTGTCTGACTTTAAGACCTCACCACCAGGAAGTCAGAAGGACACAGAGAGCCAGGGCTCAAAACTGAAGGATGACATGCACAGTAGCCTGGAGAAAATGAGGGCTGCTTATGCCAACTTCCTTTCAGACTCCTACTGGTCAAAGATTGGACTAGATTTGAAGGTTGCTAACGCTGGCAGCAAAGCAAACTGTGACAGCACCAACGGGAGCACCAAGAGCGAGTTTGACTGGCACCAGGACGCACTTTCAAAAACCCTGCAGCAAACGCTGTCCCCGAAACCTGTGTCAAAGCCTAATCTATTCAGTTCCGTCCACCTGTACAGGCAAAGTAACAAAGCGTGCGGCGCAGTCTTTACGGGAGCCAGCCGTTTCCGCTGCAAAGACTGCAGTGCGGCATATGACACCCTGGTGGAGTTGACGGTACACATGAACAAGAGTGGGCACTACCAGGATGACAACCACAGCAGACAAAACATCGCCTCCACTTCATCATCCAAGAACCGAAAGAGGAACCTTCAAGACATGGAAGGCAAGGAAGATGCACAAAAGGTGCTGAAGTGCATGTTCTGTGGTCACTCTTTCGATTCTCTGCAAGACCTGAGTGTCCACATGATCAAAACGAAGCATTACCAGAAAGTGCCTTTGAAAGAACCAATTCCAGTAATCACTCCCAAATTAGTCCCACCAGCAAAGAAACGTGCATTTGAAGCCACAAGGCCTTGTTCGCCCGATTCCACCACAGGGGTTTCGGGTTACAGTGAGGCACAAAGGTCGTCCGGCCTCGCCAACGCTCCCAACAACCGCTACGGCTATCAGAACGGTGCTAGTTACACATGGCAGTTTGAGACATGCAAATCTCAGATCCTGAAGTGCATGGAGTGCGGAAGCTCCCACGATACGCTCCAGCAGCTCACCACTCACATGATGGTCACCGGCCACTTCATTAAAGTGACAAATTCGGCCTCCAAGAAAGGCAAACAGCTAGCCCTCGATCCTCTAGCTATAGAGAAAATGCAGACACTCGCTGAGCCAGCAGTGAACGAACTTGAAGGAGAAAAAGTTTCTCCGAAGAGCACAGCATCTGGTGACTCTGAGAGGGCTACTCCAAGGGATATGTCACCAGACAAAGCTGACAAGAATGGAGACAAGGAAGACAAACAAGATGAGGAGGACCGGAAGTCCACTGATGCCGGTTTCAAGTACCCGTACTTGCGAGAAGAAGACCTTGAGCAGGGGTCCAGTGGAGGCGGTGACATTCTCAAGTCTTTAGCAAACACGGTGGCTTCGGCAATCAATAAAGCTCAAACAGGGACCCCCAGCTGGAGTGCTTACCCCAGCATTCATGCGGCCTACCAGCTATCAGGGGTGATCAAGACTGCCTCCTTTTCCTCTTCTCCTCCCATCCAGCTCAAGCAGAATCTCAACCACAAGCACAGAGCCATCGCACCCAAGGGGAAGTTCTATCAGGGACTTCGCGGACTAGAAAGTTTCCTGGGACATCACAATTCGGACATCAAAAAGGAGAGGGGTAGCACATCTGACGGCAAAGAGAGCCAGAGCAGTAGGTTTGATCTGTTGGAGAATGATGACAGTGATTGTCAAGATgattcctcctcctcttcaaaGCTGGATGCAGACTGTGTAAGTGAAGAGAATGACACAATCAAAGGGAAGTTGAGCCCAGCTTTCTCTGACAGAGGGAACCCGTCACCTAGCCCCCCTGCCAGCAACGGGCACAGCAATTCTTCAGAGCTTGTCAGCGACTCCCAGGAAGTCCTTAGCATAAACCCTCTAAGCGCACTACAGTCTGTCTTGAACAATCATTTGGGTAAAGCAAACAAGCCCAGGCCCGAAAGCATGCTCTCCCATCGTACACAATCCATCTTTTCAGAACTGAATAGAGGTTTAGAGAAACCAGTTTCAGCACTCTCAGCATCTGCTGCCGTCAGGCCCAGCAATAGCTTCATGTACACAAATGACGACCAGCCAATAGActtaacaaaacacaaatacaacaaaCCAAACGCTTCCCTCTTATTGCAGTCCTCCACTCCCGTGCCCCAGAAACATGCGCTGTCTGACATTGCTGACATGGTGAAGGTTCTTCCAAAAGCCACAACCCCAAAGCCCTCGATGCCAGCGAGAGTGCCTGCCATGAAGCTGGAGACCGACGTGCGCCGATTCGAAGACGTCTCCAGCGAAATGTACTCGGTTCACAAGCGTAAAGGCAGACAGTCCAACTGGAACCCCCAGCATCTGCTCATCCTTCAAGCCCAGTTTGCCTCCAGCCTTTTTCTGACTTCTGAGGGCAAGTATCTCCTCTCAGACCTCGGGCCTCAGGAGAGGATGCACATCTCCAAGTTCACCGGGCTTTCCATGACCACCATCAGCCACTGGCTCGCCAACGTCAAGTACCAGCTTAGGAAAACGGGAGGGACCAAGTTTTTGAAGAACATGGACACTGGTCATCCGGTCTTCTACTGCAATGACTGCGCATCGCAATTCAGAACGCCCTCTGCGTTTATATCCCACCTGGAGAACCACCTGGGTTTCCAAATCAAGGACATGAACAAATTACCCATAGAACATCCGACTAAAGTAACAGAGCCCGAACTTTCAAAGGCGCTCAATGTCCGGCCGACAGATTCGCAGATCACAGAGGAGGAATCTGACTCAAAGTTCAAATGCAAGCTTTGCAGTCGGACATTTGCCAGCAACCACGCGGTCAAACTTCACTTGAGTAAAACTCACAGTAAATCCCCCGAGAATCATTCACAGTTTGTGGAAATGGACAAAGAGTAG